Within Sorangiineae bacterium MSr11367, the genomic segment ATGGCCAGCGTTGGGCTCGTGCGCGAATTCGAGGGCCGTGTACCGGAAGCTCTTCGAAGTTGGTGGGAGCCGAGCATGGCGTGCCTTCATTCGGCCGGGTGGTGGCAACGGCACTGGGAGCGGACGGGCATCGTCGATATCGAGATGGCCGACACGATGCCGGACGGCTGGCAGGTCTGGCTCGATTGGCAGAGGACCGTGTGCCCGGAGAATCGCGCGGAGATCGAAGCCCTGGAGGCCGACCGCGGGAACCATCTTGGTTACGTTCGCGCGGTGGGCCGTCGCAAGGCCGATGCGAAGTTGGACGAGCCGATCACGTCGGTGCCTTCCGAGTACACGAAGCAGCCGTTGCTTCGCGTCTAAACGCGTCAAGGTGCCGTCACGACGTTCTGCACGGCGGCGGTGCCGTTGAAGACGTTGAGACCGAAGTAGCCGCTGGTGTGGGACGAATCGTTCAGGTCATGGACCAAGTTGTTGCCGAGGTATACTTTGATGTTGGCGCCGCGGGCGACCACCTTGAGGTGGTACGTTGTGTTGTACTGGAGCGCGGTGGGGAACCAGCCCAAATCGGTGAATGCGCCGCGGACCAACTTGAAGAGCTTCACGCCCTGGTTGCCAACATCGATGTTGGCAATGTAGGCGTTCGCGCCCTCGCTGTCGGAACGGAACACCAGGGCCCCGGCGTAGCCGCCCAACACGCGAATGTTGCCTTCGTAGGTGAAATCGCCGCCCGTGGTCGAAGAAAGGCTGAAGCCATCGCCGCCAGAGCGGCCTTGCCGGCCGTACATCGTGTCGCCCCAATCGCCCTTGACGTCCCTCCAGCCGGAGAGGCCCGTGATGAATGGACTGGGCCCCCATACCTTTTTCATTCGAAAAAATTGGAGCGCGTTCAACGTCGCGTCACCGCCGACGGAATAGAGCTCGAGCCCGACGCTGTCGCGATCGGGATAGCTCAACTCCGTCAGGGTGACCTTGCCGTCGTTGCCGAAGACTTCGAGAGACGATCGGTCCACGTAGAGATGCATGACGATTCGGCCATTGCCGTCGGGGACCAGGGGGGCCTCGTGAACACCCGTGTATCCGCCCCCGCCGTGGTCTTTGTCGACGAAGAGGCGTGCGGCCGTCCGACGGTATCCGACGGTGGTGTATTGCCCGTTGCCCATGCGCACCCGCAGCCCGAACTCGGACGCGGTGCTCGCATTGGCTTGGAACTCCGCCCGGATCTCGAACGAATCGCCACCGAGGCCGGATACCGTGCGCGTGCCGGAACGCAGGATGGTCGTGCCCCGGGCGGTCCCCGCGGCACGATGGCCTTGGAGCTCCGCGATCGGGGCTTGAACCATGCGGACGCCCTCCGGGAAGGTTCGAAGGGTGAGCTCACGAGGTAGGCTCATCCTCCCCATGAACACCGTCTGCTTCGAGCCGGCGTCTCCGCGCATCCAGCCGATCCACACCCGGCGCCCGTCCGGCATATGGCTCCACGATTGGGCCGCGTAGAAATCGGGCCCGTAGTCCACCGGGTAGGGGCCGCCCTCCGGCGTGAAGGTTCTCCCATCGAAGCGCCCGACGAGGTACTCGCGCCCGCTCTTGGAGAGCACCCATTTCTTCGTCGCGCCGCCATCGACGGCCAATTCGAACAAGTCTGGACACTCGGTGTCGATCGTTGGCGCGATGCTCTCGAGCGTCCAGTTCGTGAGGTTGGGGGACGAGTAGATGCGAAGCTGCCCGCCGGCGACGACCATGACCCATCGGGCCGTGGGTGCGTGCCAGAAGACTTTGGGATCGCGAAAATCAGCGACGCCGGGGTTCGGAATGACCGGGTTGCCGGGATACTTGGTCCAGGTGCGCCCTCGATCGGTGCTGTAGGCGACGCTTTGCTGTTGCGGGTGCTGTGGGGCGTTGGCGTGCGTGAAGAGCGCCACCAAGCCACTTCCCCCGGTGTGGGTGAAAAAGCCGCTCGTGTTGTTCTCGTCCACCACGGCGCTGCCCGACCAGATGTCGCCCAGCGCATCCGGATAAAGCGCAATCGGAAGATGCGTCCATTGGACCATGTCCGGACTGACCGCATGTCCCCAGTGCATGGGCCCCCACGCGATGCCAAGCGGGTGGTACTGGTAGAACAGGTGGTATTCACCCTGGTAGTGGACGAGCCCATTCGGATCATTGATCCAACTCGTCTCCGCCGAAAAATGGTATTGCGGGCGGTACGTCTCGTCGTAATAGCCCGGCGCAGCCTGTCCGGACGCAAAACGGGATATTCCGATGCACGCGATGACGGCGAGGAACGTCAGCACCCTTTGCATGAGCAACTCCGTATTGGTTCGCGTTTCTATAGCACGCCGAATCCGAAGAGCGCGCACGCCGGCCAAAAATCGTATTTCGGGACAGCCTTTATTTCGAATATCGCAACTTCCAAGTTGCTCGACACGAGGCAATCGGTGCCAACTTTCCGGACGGAAGGCAAACGTTTGCGCGAACGTTTGCCTAAGCCGGATCCGTGAAAGCTGCGCGCTCGACGACGTTACCCTGGCCCTCGGCGCGAAGGGGGGCGTGCCATCCCAGTTGCCTGCGCCGGAGGGAAGCGTAGGCGCATGCGCCCGCCGTCGCCGCCAGGAAGATCAGGGTGAACAGCAGGCCTCCTTCGATGGATGGCGCCTCGCCCACCATCCATGTTGGGCCGTGTTGGGTGACGTGAAGCAGGGAATGGTCTTGCGCGGGATGGTTCACGGCGCCCAAACCGACGAGATAGGCCTGCGCCCAATCCCACGCCGCATGCGTGCCAATCGCGAACCACAGCGAACCTGACAGAATGCGCGTGATGCTGAAGAACGCGCCCATGGTGACGGCACTCAGAATGAATCCGAGCCCGAAGCCGCCGACGAACATGTGCAGCACCGCGAACGCGACGCCCGCGACGAGGGTTGCAGCCCAGAAAGGCATTTCCTCGCCCAGGTTCTGCAAGATGTATCCGCGAAAGAGAAGTTCTTCGCTGAAGCCGACGGCGATGGATCCGGCGAGGCCGGCGGCCACGCCGGCGGCCATGCCCGATTCGCCCGAGCGCGTGAGCTCGATCCACCCCGCGCCGAGCTGGATGCCGGCGACCAGGAAGAGCAGCGCCGTGCCGAAGGCGAGTCCAATGAGAAGCGGCGTTCTCCCGTTCGCGAGCGGCGGCAAGGCCATTCCACCCCATGGCCGGCGATCGACACGATGCCGAAGTAGGATCGTGAGCCCCAGATGGGCGCCGATCCAGAGGGATGCGGCCAGCAACATTGCGACGGCGGGAGGGGTACCGACTGCGCGCAAGCCGGTCCTTGCGCCAGCGGCGAAAAGCGCAGCGAGGAAGAAGGCCGCGAGCGCGAGTGCGAGACGAAATCCAAGCCGGAGGCGGCGTTCTCCCGTCAAGAAAAATGAATTTGCCATGGGTCTCACCCAACAAATCGGCCGCGGCGGGACACCGGTTGTGTGCCATTTCCTCACCGACGGATCGCGCCGAGAGCGGCGCTCCGGCGGGCTTTTGCGGAGCGCACCGACCGGGTGCTCCGGCGACACGTTGTTGGAAGACGGAATCGCGGGGCCGGTCTCCGAAAGGTGGCAAACCCGCGAATCCTCGTACCTCGGATTCCGAACGATTCCTTGTTTCAAAATTCCATTTAGGCAATTTGCGAATAAGTGCGAAATGCTGCGTTGCAGCACGTCGGTATTTGTTGCGTGTGCCACTTTGCTATGTCTAAACAAAGACCCATGAGCCAATCGCTTCGAGGTGAAGGTCTCCTCGTTCCCGTCGTCGCGCTGGTTGGAAGCCTCGCGTTCGCATCGGGGTGTGCGGCGGAGTCGTCTGGTGAAGATGGCTCGCCGCTTGACACCGGTGTCACGTCATCCGATTCAACCAGGGAAAGCGCGGCTCGCGTGATCCCGGTTTCCTCGATTGCCAAGTTGCAGGCTGCGCTCGATGCGGCCGCGCCCGGGGATCGGATCGAGCTGGCCAACGGTAGCTACACGCTGAGTTCTCCGATTCGGTTCTCCCGATCCGGCACGGCGACCCAACCGATTACCGTGGCCGCACAGAACGTCGGGGGGGCGGAGCTCACAGGGTCGGCGTTGTTCGAGTTCGGCACGTTGAGCTATGTGACCATCTCCGGATTTCGAGTCACCACGTCAGCGCCGGTGAGCATTTCGTCGAAGACAAACCACGTCCGATTCAGTCGCAACACCGTCCAAATTTCCGGGTCGACGAAGAATTGGCTGACGGTGACGGCAAACGACACCGAGGTGGATCACAACACCTTTCAAAACAAGTCGACCGAGGGGGTGTTTCTTCAGATCAGCGGACTCACGGACGACATGGCCAAGGGGGTAAAGGTCCACCACAACTACTTCTACAATCACACGTTCGGCGGTACGAACGGCGGAGAGTCGATCCGACTCGGGCTCAGCGATCGGCAGCACGTGTCGGCCGGCGCAACGGTGGAACACAACCTTCTCGAGAAGGCCAATGGCGACAGCGAGGCCATCTCGGTGAAGTCGTCGGACAACGTCGTTCGCTACAATACGCTTCGCAACAGCAAGGGATCCATCGTGCTCCGGCATGGGAATCGCAATCGGGTGGAAGGGAATATCGAGTTAGGGGGAAGCTCGGGGATCCGCCTCTACGAAAACGATCATGTCATCGTCAACAACCTGATCCAGGGTGGCAGCGGGCAGATCATCGTGGGCTCGGGGGAGTTGAAAGACGACACGGCCAGTGGCACGGAACACGCGAGGGTGGACCGGGCGTTGATTGCCTTCAACACCGTAGTCGGCTCGGGGATCCTGTTGGATATCGGACCTGGGAATGATCCGTATGGTCCCGACGACTGCACCTTTGCGAACAACATTCTTCAAGGCAGCGGGTCGGGCAGTTTGGTCCGTGTTGGCAAGGCCTCCAACCTGCACTGGCAGGGGAACATCCTATGGGGCGGCAGCGCGGGCGGTGCCAGTGGATACCGTCTGGTGAACCCCCAGCTCGAGGCCGATGCCAATGGGCTTTACCGGCTTGCCTCCGGCACGGGGCCGGCCGTCGGCACGGCGCAAGGATCGTACTCCCAGGTTACCTTGGACTTCGATCTCCAACCGCGGTCGGGCGCCATGGACGTGGGCGCGGACGAATTCGTCGAGGGCGGAAGCAGCCGGCGTCCACTGACCACGGCCGACGTCGGTCCGTCCGCACCCTAGAAGCGATGCCGGGAGTGAAAGACTCCTAGCCGAGACCGTGCGCTTCCCGATCATCGTGGGATGCTGGCGGCGGTCACCCTGGATCCTAGCGTCCTCCGTTGCGCGCGTTCATCGGCGAGGAAACGTCCGAAAACTCCGCGTCGTTCCTTCTTCACGGTGACGGTACGCCTCGTGCTCCGTCTCCCGGAAGGAACCAGGACACGTGGAGGAAGATTCGATGGGTGACATGTTGAAGTTGTCGGCAATCGTCGGTTTGGCATGCATCGGTGCGGTGGCTTGCGCGGGCGCGAACGACACCGAGGCTGGCGAGAAGGACACCGATTCGCTCGAAGCGGCGGCTGTGGCCGATGTACTTCGCGACGATGTTGCGGCGAACCAAGAGTTCCGTTCGCCCGCCTCGAGCGATCCCATGCGGCAGATCAATTTGGCCGCCGTGACGGTGACCATGGCCGCGGGCAGCGCGAGGTACATCACGAGCAACCTGCGCTTTGGTAAGGCCACGATCCACACGCTGGTCGACAACGACGTGACCTGCCGCGACAGCGCGGGTGCGGTGGTGCAGCGCTTCGTGCACGGAGAGAACATCGATATCCCCGGCGGGGCGTACGACGTTGCCCCCATCACGACCCGCCTCCTGTTCACGGCCCCTCGCGCCGGCACGTACACGTGCACGCTTTCGGCGTGGATGCGTTCCTTGGGCGCGGCCGGTCGCGTCACCGTTCTCTCCGGCTTCGTCGAGGTCGTCCGCTCGGTGAGCGGCGGGGCGCAGGGCGAAACCGCGCGGCAGACGATTGCGGTCCAGGGCACGCCCGCGTGGACGCCCGTCGTTCCGGGCACGGCAACCCTGCCGGACGTCGCGGGCAAGCTCTGGCAAGCACCGGCTGGGACCACCCGGATCACCGCCTTTGGCGACATCGGTCTCACCAGTTGTCGCGCGGACGAAGGAGCCCCATGCCCGTCCAGTTCGACCGACACCGGCTCGAAGGCACGGACGCAGCTCGTCGTGACGCAGTTCAAGTCGGACGGCAGCGTTTGCGATACGACCGTCGACAGCCAAGACACCACCATTCCGAAGGTGCAGCACCACAAGGTGCTCTACCACCACCTGCCCGGCGTCGCGGTGAAGACGGGCGATGGCTGCGTGCCCGTCTTCAGCATTTACGTGAAGACCGAACGGCTCTCGGGCAGCCCGCTCTACGTGCACGGGCCGGACGAGAGTGTGGCCTTCGTCATTCCCGATTGAACCCCTCCGCCTGGCCGCGTGGCAGATGCAGTCGCGCGATGCATCCCGTGGCGTCCGTGCGATTCGTCAGGGTGAGCTCTCCGCCGTGCGCCTCTGCGATCTGGCGCGACAGTGCGAGGCCGATGCCCGTGCCGCCGCGCTTTGTCGTAAAGAATGGTACGAAGAGATTCGCGTTGCTGGCCAGGCCGCGGCCGTCGTCGGCGATCGCGAGGATGACGTGCACCTCGTCGAGATCCCAGCGGATGGCGACCTCGCCGCGCGTCTCCGCCGCGGCGTCCACGGCGTTGCGAACCAGGTTGATGAGAAGCTGCTCGAGCTGATCGGCGTCTCCCGCGATGGTCACGTCCGGCCCGCGCGCGATGCGCAAGGGCAGGCGGGTCTCCAGCTCCGCCACGCGCTGCACGAGCGCGGCGACATCGACGGGATCGCGCCGCGGCGGGGGAAGCTGGGCCATCTGCGCGTACGCCGTCAGGAATCGCCCGAGGCCTTCCGCCCGGCGCGCGATGACCTCGAGGCCGCTCGCGACGTCGTCTTCCCAGTCGGCCGGCCGCGGTGCGCGGGCGAGAAGGGCGCGCTGGCTGTGGGCAATCGACTGAATGGGCGCCAGCGAATTGTTGATCTCGTGGCTCAAGACGCGCACGAGCCGCTCGAAGGCCTGGCGTTCCTCCTCGCGCACGACACGTTTCACATCGGTGAGGACCAGGAGCTCGTGCGGAATGCCGCCGCGCCGAAAGACGCTCTTGCGGATCTGCCAGGTACCGCCCGAGCGCGGCTCCTCGATGCGGGAGGCGTTCGGTGCGCGCAGCCAGTGCGCGATGCCGAGTTTCGTCGCGGAGCGCCCGAGCAGCTCCTCGGTCGCGGCACCCAGTAGGAGCGCGCCAGCGCGGTTGACGAGGCGCAATTGGTTCGCGCCGTCGAAGGCGAAGATGGCCACGTCCACCTGCTCGAGGACGATGCGGACCAGCGCGTCCGCCTCGAGCGCGGCCAAGCGCCCCTCGCGCAGGTTGTCGCCGAGCGCATTGATCTCGAGCATGAGTTCACCCAGCGGATTGCCCCCGCGCGCACCCGTGCCGCGCAGGGAGAAGTCTCCGACGCGGATGGCCTCGACCAGATTGGTCATGGTCCGCAGCGGTCGCATCACACGCGCGCGCACGGCGAGTGCAGCCCCCACCCACGCGACGACGATGAGGAGCGCCAAGGCGATGCGCAGGTCGACGGACGCGGGGCTCCACGCCAGAAAGGCGAGTGCGACGGCCGCCCCTGGAAGCGCGCCCAGAAATGCCGTGAGCGAGATGCGTGCGTCGTGCGGGAGCTTCACGCGCCGCCACGAAGTCCGAAGTACGCCAGACGGCGGTAGAGAGCGCTGCGACTGAGGCCGAGTGCGCGCGCCGCCTCCGCCACGTTCCCATTGGCCCGGGCGAGGGCGCGCTCCGCGAGGACCTTCTCCGCGGCCTCGAGC encodes:
- a CDS encoding glycoside hydrolase family 32 protein; the protein is MQRVLTFLAVIACIGISRFASGQAAPGYYDETYRPQYHFSAETSWINDPNGLVHYQGEYHLFYQYHPLGIAWGPMHWGHAVSPDMVQWTHLPIALYPDALGDIWSGSAVVDENNTSGFFTHTGGSGLVALFTHANAPQHPQQQSVAYSTDRGRTWTKYPGNPVIPNPGVADFRDPKVFWHAPTARWVMVVAGGQLRIYSSPNLTNWTLESIAPTIDTECPDLFELAVDGGATKKWVLSKSGREYLVGRFDGRTFTPEGGPYPVDYGPDFYAAQSWSHMPDGRRVWIGWMRGDAGSKQTVFMGRMSLPRELTLRTFPEGVRMVQAPIAELQGHRAAGTARGTTILRSGTRTVSGLGGDSFEIRAEFQANASTASEFGLRVRMGNGQYTTVGYRRTAARLFVDKDHGGGGYTGVHEAPLVPDGNGRIVMHLYVDRSSLEVFGNDGKVTLTELSYPDRDSVGLELYSVGGDATLNALQFFRMKKVWGPSPFITGLSGWRDVKGDWGDTMYGRQGRSGGDGFSLSSTTGGDFTYEGNIRVLGGYAGALVFRSDSEGANAYIANIDVGNQGVKLFKLVRGAFTDLGWFPTALQYNTTYHLKVVARGANIKVYLGNNLVHDLNDSSHTSGYFGLNVFNGTAAVQNVVTAP
- a CDS encoding CPBP family intramembrane metalloprotease, which codes for MANSFFLTGERRLRLGFRLALALAAFFLAALFAAGARTGLRAVGTPPAVAMLLAASLWIGAHLGLTILLRHRVDRRPWGGMALPPLANGRTPLLIGLAFGTALLFLVAGIQLGAGWIELTRSGESGMAAGVAAGLAGSIAVGFSEELLFRGYILQNLGEEMPFWAATLVAGVAFAVLHMFVGGFGLGFILSAVTMGAFFSITRILSGSLWFAIGTHAAWDWAQAYLVGLGAVNHPAQDHSLLHVTQHGPTWMVGEAPSIEGGLLFTLIFLAATAGACAYASLRRRQLGWHAPLRAEGQGNVVERAAFTDPA
- a CDS encoding polysaccharide lyase 6 family protein, whose amino-acid sequence is MSQSLRGEGLLVPVVALVGSLAFASGCAAESSGEDGSPLDTGVTSSDSTRESAARVIPVSSIAKLQAALDAAAPGDRIELANGSYTLSSPIRFSRSGTATQPITVAAQNVGGAELTGSALFEFGTLSYVTISGFRVTTSAPVSISSKTNHVRFSRNTVQISGSTKNWLTVTANDTEVDHNTFQNKSTEGVFLQISGLTDDMAKGVKVHHNYFYNHTFGGTNGGESIRLGLSDRQHVSAGATVEHNLLEKANGDSEAISVKSSDNVVRYNTLRNSKGSIVLRHGNRNRVEGNIELGGSSGIRLYENDHVIVNNLIQGGSGQIIVGSGELKDDTASGTEHARVDRALIAFNTVVGSGILLDIGPGNDPYGPDDCTFANNILQGSGSGSLVRVGKASNLHWQGNILWGGSAGGASGYRLVNPQLEADANGLYRLASGTGPAVGTAQGSYSQVTLDFDLQPRSGAMDVGADEFVEGGSSRRPLTTADVGPSAP
- a CDS encoding ATP-binding protein, producing the protein MKLPHDARISLTAFLGALPGAAVALAFLAWSPASVDLRIALALLIVVAWVGAALAVRARVMRPLRTMTNLVEAIRVGDFSLRGTGARGGNPLGELMLEINALGDNLREGRLAALEADALVRIVLEQVDVAIFAFDGANQLRLVNRAGALLLGAATEELLGRSATKLGIAHWLRAPNASRIEEPRSGGTWQIRKSVFRRGGIPHELLVLTDVKRVVREEERQAFERLVRVLSHEINNSLAPIQSIAHSQRALLARAPRPADWEDDVASGLEVIARRAEGLGRFLTAYAQMAQLPPPRRDPVDVAALVQRVAELETRLPLRIARGPDVTIAGDADQLEQLLINLVRNAVDAAAETRGEVAIRWDLDEVHVILAIADDGRGLASNANLFVPFFTTKRGGTGIGLALSRQIAEAHGGELTLTNRTDATGCIARLHLPRGQAEGFNRE